One genomic region from Melioribacteraceae bacterium encodes:
- a CDS encoding ABC transporter permease subunit, which translates to MLKLIIKKELKEILNSSKFVYSFGVCALLILVTFYVGAKNYQINRSQYDAAVSENIRSMSGVTDWRMISHKIFLPPQPLASLVSGISNDIGRNIQLQGRGELTARDSKYNEEPIFAVFRFLDLNFLFQIILSLFAILFCYNAVNGEKKRGTLRLIFSNSLPRDKFILGKVIGSIIALAVPLLIPMLLGSLLLIIMGIPMEGSDWIKLSLIILAGFLLFSAFMNLSVFVSTLTQSPSTSFLLLLVIWILFVLVIPKSSVLIAGRAVDVPSVDQLNTKKSQFAAQLNREHFNSLNNFKPSSTDKVFEEFQKFMEKSNTSRDEKMQLFNEKLNRERINRQEIQKNLALNISRISPGACFSLASASLAGTSLDLIKNYRDQANSYQKKFAEFQKEKTGMTTGGGMMFVIRNDNDEKPPEINPSELPKFNFVPASLNESIYGSVTDFGLLLIFNLIFFAGSYIRFLKFDLR; encoded by the coding sequence ATGTTAAAACTGATCATAAAAAAAGAACTGAAGGAAATTCTGAATTCTTCAAAGTTCGTTTACAGTTTCGGAGTCTGTGCGCTTCTTATATTAGTCACTTTTTACGTCGGCGCTAAAAACTACCAGATAAACAGGAGTCAGTACGACGCAGCTGTTTCAGAGAACATCAGGTCGATGTCCGGAGTAACCGACTGGAGAATGATAAGTCACAAAATCTTTTTACCGCCCCAGCCGCTTGCCTCTTTAGTCTCCGGTATTTCAAATGATATCGGCAGGAACATACAGCTTCAGGGGCGGGGTGAGCTTACAGCACGCGACAGCAAATACAACGAGGAGCCGATATTCGCCGTATTCCGGTTCCTGGATCTAAACTTTCTGTTCCAGATCATACTCTCACTCTTCGCCATTTTATTCTGTTACAATGCTGTGAACGGCGAAAAGAAGAGAGGCACACTCAGGCTTATTTTTTCAAATTCACTGCCGCGGGATAAATTTATTCTCGGCAAGGTTATTGGATCCATAATTGCGCTTGCAGTTCCACTGCTGATCCCAATGCTTCTCGGTTCCCTGCTGCTTATAATTATGGGAATTCCGATGGAAGGATCCGACTGGATTAAACTAAGTCTGATTATTCTGGCCGGTTTTTTACTCTTCAGCGCTTTTATGAATCTTTCGGTATTCGTCTCAACCTTAACACAAAGCCCGTCTACTTCATTTCTACTGCTGTTGGTTATATGGATTCTCTTTGTTCTGGTAATCCCTAAATCATCCGTGTTAATTGCCGGACGCGCTGTTGATGTTCCATCAGTCGATCAGCTCAATACAAAGAAGAGTCAGTTTGCCGCGCAGTTAAACAGGGAACATTTCAATTCACTTAATAATTTCAAACCATCAAGCACAGACAAAGTGTTCGAGGAGTTCCAGAAGTTCATGGAGAAGAGTAACACAAGCAGGGATGAAAAGATGCAACTCTTCAACGAGAAACTGAACCGGGAAAGGATAAACCGTCAGGAGATCCAGAAGAATCTTGCACTTAACATTTCCCGTATTTCGCCGGGCGCCTGCTTTTCACTGGCCTCGGCAAGCCTTGCGGGGACTTCTCTGGATCTTATTAAAAACTACAGGGACCAGGCAAACTCATACCAGAAAAAGTTTGCCGAATTTCAAAAAGAAAAGACAGGAATGACAACAGGAGGCGGAATGATGTTCGTTATAAGAAACGATAACGATGAAAAACCGCCTGAGATCAATCCGTCTGAACTCCCGAAATTCAATTTCGTACCGGCATCGCTGAACGAATCTATTTACGGATCCGTAACCGATTTCGGACTGCTGCTTATCTTCAATCTTATATTCTTTGCCGGCTCATATATACGCTTTCTTAAATTCGATCTGAGATAG